The DNA window AAGGGGTTAAACACGGCAAAAAAGGCATCCGACAGACCCTTGACCAGGGCCAGTGGCAGAACCTCCAGCCAGTGCTCGCCGGCCTGCAGCGGGAACGGGCCGGTGAACATGGGTAGGTGGTCCCGCGTGGATTCGAGTCCGATGACATAGTTCTTGCCCAGCTGCTCGTGCGTTTGGAGGAGTGAGTCCGGTAGGATCTGGCGTGCGCCGGGCCAAAGAATCACGCCGTGCTGACTGAATGAGATGGAGACCCGGCCGGCGGAGTCGGGCGTGGTGTTGTTTGCTTCTTCGAAGTCAAAGTCATCTTCTGTCTCCCTCACGGTGGCGGGGGTGGACTTGGATGCTGCTGGAGTGGACTTGGACACTACTGGTGTGGACTTGGCTGATGGTCCCTGTAGCTCACTGAGGTCTGGGTGGACCTGGCCGCGCAGGTCATCCAAGATGGACGAGGGCATGCACTCTAGCTTCGTCTCGAGCCGGTGGAGAGTGCTCATAATCATGGAGAGCGATTGATCTCGTCTATTTGGTCAATCAATGCATTGTCCATCGTGTCTCAGAGGTCAACCCAACTCACTTGGATGATTTGCGCTCCTTGTAGACGCACTCCAAACCTAACGACTTGCACAGCCCACATTTCGGCCTCGACTCGTCGCATCTTGTCTTCTTCAGCCGACACGTTTCGCACGCCTAGAGATCGTCAGGTCCGATGTATGATAATCGGGAGATGAGTCAGGGTACTCACGACAGAGGCAATGAAGTTCCGGGGCCTCTTGGACGGACCGGGGTGGGACTGCTCCTGTTCGTCGGCCGAGAGCAGGTCCTGGGGATGCAGGCCGCCGTCCTCGAAGGGATCCGGGTGCGCATCCATGGGATCGAGCGAGCGCTTGCTCATGGTGCCTGGATTGGCTGGCAGCGGCTATACTGCGGCGGTCTTTTTTTCCAGCATGTGGGGCGATTCGTCGCGGCCCGGCGGTGGAAGGATGATTCATCCTGGTCAGGCAGGGTAGAGTAGTGTCACTGGAGAAAGTCTACTGTTTCCTGGTAAATGAAATCAAATATGAAGAATTGAATTGATTCAGTTATTGATTGGTTTAAAGGTTTAATGTTGGTTGGGTTGTTGCGGCGTAAGGAATGTCGAAgcagaaatatatatcgTGGAGCGCACACATTTGTAGGACCTCAGTGAGAGCGCCAGGTTAATTCAATTCTATCCTATTTTTAAAGAGCGTACGACTCTACCAATTCGGTTCAGTAGCAGGTTTTCACTGTGGCGACCACTAACTTGGGTGCCTGCAGTacagctccagctccagctaCCGCGCAAGCAAAGGGCTGCGAGCTACTACATATGAGACACCAGTCTCCGCCTCAGACAAAGCCGTTTGCCTTGCCCACGCATTGGCAACCGGACCGACAATGCCGCATTCTTACGCCATCATGGACAGCCACCAGAACCAAGAGAGACTCGAGACAAACGAAGTTGTCAGCATGGCTGGCCGCGAGCGGAGCTACTATGTGTAATCACTGAGTAGAAAATAGTAAGGCCGCACGAGAATAGAAACCCGTTGTTTGGCGCCGGTCTCCACCAGGCGTCTCCCGACTCGTTTCAGACAGGTCGACCGGTGCCCAGTAATACATGTATGGACGTGCACTCTCTGACAGGTGGGAATGCATAGTTAATCGAGTCAGACTGGTGTCATCGCGGTCCACCAGGGCAACCTGTGCGAAACACAGCAATGTAGCAGACAGGGACGGAGACGGAAGGGGGGACGGCGTGGATGACGTTGATCGACATCTGTGGAATGTGGATTGGTGAACGACTGCTGCGACACGTATTATGTCCCATGGACACCGCAGTGGGAGTCGGGATGTGTACGACGACCACCGCTCACTGCCGGTGGCAAACGATGCCAGAGGGTCTTGTTGGGCTGACGCCGGGGGGTGGTTCTAGACTACGCCCTCGTCAGGCACGATCCAGTTGACGCGGCAACCGTTTATCCGAAAGCAAGCCAAATGACCAGTCAGCAGTCTGCACCAGTCATAATGTCGCAGCACCCAGcttccccctccccccccaGAGAGCCCTTGCTGAGCCGGCTGCAGGATGACACAGGATGTACTCAACTCCTTTTCTCCGGGGTCCTGTAGAAGGAAGTAATGCATGGTGCGGTGCCCGGCCTCTGCAGCCGTGCGACGTACCTGCGATCGGCTGTCCTCTTTGTCGAGGCGATTCTACAATGTACCCGTAGGTTCACTCACGGGGGCACGCGAcaggggagaagggggtcATGGCTCTGAGCCACCATGCTGGTTGGAGGAAGACTGTCCAATGGAGAGGATTAAGGCTGATTAGGCCGAGTTGGTGGTTCGTGGGTAACCGCATTAGGGGTGCGTTGAACCCGGAAGCTGGGGAAAGGTGTGCCGAAGTAGGAGGGCTCCAGTGCTGGGCGACGGCGATTATTCGCTGCTGCCCGCCCGGTCCCTGGTTGGCGAGGACACGAAGCTCGGTTGATTCCTTTTGTTGTTCTCCTTTATCGGCCCTGGTGCCACATACTTTATCGGGAGACTGACATACCTGGGCTTGAATGTAATGTGCGCCTGACCGGTTTGAAAGTCAACCGTGCGGGGTATGATGGATATTTGGTTTTCTATCTAATCGAGAAGTtcagaaagagagagagagagagagggagggagatAGGGGACGGTCGGGGGCAACAGATAATCGAGCTACTCCAGGATCGAGCTTCATGGTCCACTACGATGCACTCACTAGCAGATAAGAGCTGCGTGTTATCAAGCACAGGACTAGAGCGCCGACACGTTTCAGAGAGTCGGTCGATCGGCGGCATCACACGATAACTCCCGCCaagatggagggggagatCCATGGTTGAGCCGTGCGCTGCTGCATTGGGAACCGACAACCTTGCAGGAGGCGGTCAAGGGTCTGCCCTTCACCGCTGGACTCGACTACACCGTCTGGCCCCCGAAGCCGACCAGAACCCCTGAGTCGTACATACACCGTTCACTAGTCGTGGTGGATTCTCAGCAAAACCCCGCAAACTCGTAACACATCGTGTCTCAAAGTTTCGCGCCCATCGTAGGGGCCGAAACAAGCACGCCTTCGGGCCCCCTGGAGGGACCTGGATACCTCAGGCATCGGCCCCAGTCCGCGTCCTTCACGCCCGTCGAGTGCATCGCGTCATGCAGCTGGACGATAGCGCCAAAGCGTGGGATCCTGATTGGCGGCTGCCCCAGAATCCACTGCCGGCGCCACCGCATCCGGTCTAGCGTTGCCACCGGGATCCGCCCTCGGCCGGGAACCAGAGTGATGAACAATACAGTATGGATGTACAGAGTATTGTCCGCGGCGGGAAAACCAGAGGTGGGAAAGTATGTGTTGGGCAGTCCAGCAGACCACGTAGGATGTCGATCCCGGTACCGTCTGGgccgagaaaaagaagaagaccgacGGGGAATTCGATGGAGCAGGCCAAAAGGAACCAAGAATGTGTCTCGAAGATTCGCTGGGGATTGCGTGGACCATAACCCCCTTCGATACGGTAATGACACCACAGGCAGCACCAGAAGCCCGAACCGGCGGCAATAGCTGGCGATCCCAGGTGGAACGGGCCCTCGTGGGCCGGGGTGACGGTATTGATACCGTCACAGCGATCAACCTGCCCCCCATCAAATCAACAGTCTCCTGTCCATCACTGCCTTCCTGCAACTCACCCTTCTACTTCCTTCCCTTCGTTCTCCCCATCCTTCTCTATCCAtcactctctctctcgtcttctctctctcctttctcccatctctccttccatctcatccgcttccgcttccttctcttcctcgtctctTCCGTCGCCTTCCGCCCCCATTGCTCTCGTTGAGTCCAGCAATCATCAACGTCAAAAGGACAGGACAACAACACTAGCAGCCCCCATCAAAACAAAAGCTGCTCCCTGTCTTCTGATACCACGAGTGCAATATCTGCCCTCAATTCTACCGGTTTCGACCTCCCTCCTCTTTCGACCTGCCTTGGGGCACTCCCGGAGCTTCGGTGACTCACCCGGTCCCCGTCCCCCCCGGCcgcatcttcaccttcgTCTTTGCCAATTTCCTTCACGAAGGTTCTTCATCGCGCACATATCTCACCTCCCACCAGGGGTGAGCATTGTTTTCCGAGCGATTTCGGTTGGAGTATTGCAATCTGGGCGGGATCCTGGCTTCGAGTACTCTTACTTCTTCGGATTTGAACAGTGCTCTCTGCTACCCCCCAAAGCTACCCCTCCACCGTATATACTGTCTCTGAATCTCCTCGATCCGCCAACCGGGAATCCATGACTCAGTAATTCACCTCGTCCGCAATATTTGAGTCACGGCCACGGCCAACCTTGAACCGGGTGTTCAAAGGCTCTCATTTGCTTGTCGCCGTACCTGTTTTCCACCTTTTGATTTACGATCTTACGCAGCGCTATATCTCAACTCAAGTCCGCATTTGATTCCTACCTTTCGTCGGTATCAGTCGTCCATAACACTCGTCGATCCTTCTCTCGGACACGCCTTTCGTCCactttccttttttctttttttgacCTGGCCACCCGTCGCCTTTACTACGAAAACGCCATACAAATGAGCACATAACGGTCTTTACAATTTCCTTAGCGTCCATCACCCTCCCCGGGTACCAACTCAACTCGCGCCGTCGCGCCGTTTCGTctccttttgttttccttttctattTCTGTGGATCGACTTGCCTTCCGGTATATTTTATGTGACACTTGTGAACCGACGACCGGAAAGTATTCAACCATTCGCCTTTCCGCCTCTCGCTCGGTTCCGTTGGTCCCTATCCTCTTTGGGATAACTGGCCTGATACTCTCTTCTTGCCTCTACTTAATCATCCATTAGCCTGGCTGCTGTTCGCGTCATCGCGTCTTGATACGTGCGAaccttcccttttttttttgagcGACCTATAGATTCTTTTTCATCCTCTTTGTTTTATCTTTCACCCTCGAGAGCTTCCGCCACTCTCGAcatctctcttctcttgAATATTTCTTGGGATTATCTCGCACAATGTCGACCATGGATTGCATGAAGGACTCGTTTGTGGAGGGCCAGCTTTTGGATGGTCGCTTCCGCACCGTCGCCCCTCTCAACCATGGCTCCTTCGGCATGGTCTTCCTTGCGACTGATAACACCACTGGCCAAGATGTTGCCATCAAATGCTTGACCAAAGCTCCCACCGACCCGTCGGCCCCGTTTACCGTTGATGACCGTTTCGAAGAGCTCGAGTGCCATCGGCGCCTCGCCCATCACCCCAACATTGTCAATTTGATCCACTCCTTCGAGACCGAGGCTCACACCTACCTCGTTTTGGAGTACTGTACCAATGGTGATCTGTACGAGGCCATCCGTCTGGACCGCGGTCCTTTGGAGACCGAGCACGTTCGGGATTTCATGCTGCAGTTGGTCAGCGCCGTTGAATTCATGCATGCCAACGGCTTGTACCACCGTGACATCAAGCCGGAGAACATCTTCTTGACGCAGGATGGCTCCATGAAACTCGGTGACTTTGGTCTGGCATCCCGCGACCCTTGGTGCCACGAAGCCTGCGTGGGCAGTGACCGCTACATGGCTCCCGTGCAATATGAGCCCACTGCCGCCGGTTACTCCCCCGCCAAGGCCGATGTCTGGTCAATCGGTGTTTGTCTGTTGAACATTTTGTTTGCACGGAATCCCTTTGTCACCCCGACCGAGACCGATGTGCTCTTCGCAGACTACACTCGCGATCGTCAGTCGCTGTTCGACATTTTCCCCAACATGTCTCAGGACACGTTTGAAATCCTGACACATGCGTTGGCCCTTGATCCCGAGAAGCGTTCCCTGTCCGGTGTGCGCGAGTGCATTCTGCGGGCCCTGTCCTTTACcaccgatgacgacgccCTCGATGACTTCTGCACCGAAGACCGCGAGGTGGTGCCCGCCAGTGCCAACCGCGAGCCTCTCCGCACGCCTTCCATCCAGAGCCCGCATGTCAACCAGGCAGATTCCTTCCCTTGGGCCAAGGCTCTGCAGGCGAGTCCTCCCCAGGCCGGTCGGCAGCTCTCCGTCATTCCCGACACCGAGAGCTACACCGAGGATCTGTTCCCGCCGTCCGAGACTGCCGGCACTTCGTGGTTCTCCGCTCTCGCGGAGACCCCGTCGATGGCCTCCGTGTTGGGCTCGACCATGGGCTCCTCGTTCCGTTCTCTCCACCTCCCGCGCCAGCCTGAGGCACCCTTCCCTCCTCGCTCTGATCCGGTTCCGATCACCGGTTCCTTGCCCAGCAATGCCTCCAAGCCCCTGCCGTCCCTGTCGATGGTGTTTGGACGCAACAAGAGCAACCAGATCTCCAAGAGCTGGAGCGATCtctgggaggaggaggaatcggAGAACGAGGATCTTGAACTCCAGAAACGCCGTGAGCAGAACTCTCGTAGCTGGAGCCAAGAGAGTCAGAACACGCCCCTTGCCACTACTGCACTGGGGGGACTGCGCGAGCCGGACTCCGCCTCCTTCCTCAACGAGCGCTCCCTCGCTCCAGCTTCCCCTGTGACCAAACCGCGTCAGACCCGCGCCCGATCCTTGGACGGCAACAGTGAttcatccagcagcacccCGCGGCCCCTGCGTCAACCCTCGCCTAAGAAGGCCGATAGCGACAAATGGGCCCAGCTTGGTGATCGCCGCCGCAAGTACCAGCCTCGCGAGCTGTTTGGGCCCCGCCACGCACTCGCCAGCAACTGGCGTCGTGACTGGGGCCTTGGTTCTTCCGGGTTCGATCATGGACAACGTACCAAGCCGGTTTCACCCCCGCGAACTGATCGTCGTCGCCAGCTGTTCCTCGAAAAGGACTGGCGCCGCGATGCCGTGGAAGTTCCAGGACCGTCGCCTATCAAATTCTCCACATACGACGGCAGCGTGGACgaggatcttgaccttgTGGGTGGGTGGCACGACCTTCACCTGTAACGCATACGTCGCCGCCTGCCTTTCACCTTCTCTTTGACCTGcaattttcttctcttgcttttctctctctttccagTTCTCCGTGCCCCGTTGCGacgtttttttttttgattcAAGTtgggaaaaaaaagttacAAAAAACTACCGACTATAAACTAatgttcttttcttgtcttgtgtTCCTTCTGCTTTCGACCTTGGAGTGTGTGTTCTCTGGTGCTGTCAAGCTGTCAGCACACCGTTTCTGTCACCGCGCCGCTCTGTTTCACGCCGAGCCGTTTGACCCTGCTTCTCTTCAATTATTCTTCTGTACTATATGAGCTCGTGGGTTGTGCAGGACAGCGCAGACGGAGACGTGGAGCACCTCAAAAAGACTAGAAGgggttggttgttgtggtggtgagaCGCCTTTTTTTGCATTACTTTTCTATTGTTTTTTGGGAGGACTTTTTTGTTCGCATACGGGAATCGACTGGACGGCACTGAGCcacaaaaggaaaaaaaggaaaaaaagcTGGACGCAGAGGCGTGAGCTAGTTGACGACGGTGAAGTTGGAAAAGATCCGCGGCCGTTTTCTCTTTCGTTCGTTCGATGTACCAAGGTGCCCCTGATCTGTATACTGTAACTAGTTGGGACCGAAGGAAGGGAAAATTGATCATATCCGTGAAGACTTGCTCTACTCGTAAACTATGTACCCCCTAGTATAGTACATCTCGAGAGTGGTATCACCACCTACTCTTGGATTGTTTCTCCAACCGCGGCTTAAGGAACCAGCGGATTTATTATTTTCCGAACACCATTTATTCCCAAGCTTTTCTCATATATTGTGTACAGTTCACCCAGAGTCATCAATCAGCAACCGTCAAACAATACGTATACCAGTTTTGCAGCATGGCAACGGTGGATATTAGCCATTTGAGCTCGATGGATATTCTTCTTGGGGATCCACCAAACTCCATTGCATCGTATCGTTTCTCTTATCACGCAGGGGGCAAGATCTTGGGGTCAGTCTCCATTAGATCCGAGATTGATTTACGATTTGACTCGTTAGATATATGTTTTATAGGTCAGTCCCTCTTCCGCACAATCTATTTCTTATCATCTATCAAGAAAGTCACTTATACTAGGAGTAGGCGAAGAATTGACATCACTGCTGAACGAGAAAACTGTCCGTCGATTCCAGAAGATCAACTTTCCAATAGGTGAATCAGCGCTTCCGCCAGGAAATATTCTTCAAAAGAACCATGAGTACTACTTTAAATTTGTGTTTGAAGTGCCCGATCGTCTGTCTAGGGCCTCCTGCAACCACTTTACTCGCAATGCTCTTATCCAGGAGGCGCATCTGCAGCCTCCTCCAAGCTTTGGTGATCCAATGATAGCCGGTTTCGGCGGCAGGCTACGCAACGACTTCGCACCATCAGCTTGCAAGATAACCTATATGATTCAGGCCAAACTGAGCCGCAAGACTTCAACCTCTGCGGAACCACAAATTATACTGCAACGGAGTCTCAAGATACGAGTCAAACCAACGAGACAAGCATTGACTCCGTCTTTGATATATCGTGGGAACCAGTACCATCCGCAACAGAGTATCGATCTTCAAGATCGTCGTTCAAAACTAGCCTTGGGCCGTTTAGTTGCTACCATTATATCACCCGACATTTTCTATCTTCCTTCGCGCGAGTTGGATGGATCTATGCGCCAGACCATTCGCCTCAGTCTTCGCTTTGAAAGAAAAGGCAGTCATGAAGAGCTTCCTCGTGTTCAATCATTACGAGGGAGTGTGATAGCCACTACCTTTTTCACGAATACCTTCCACTGTGATATCCCggcgaaaaagaaagacatctTTGGAAAGGGCATCAATTTCTCTGACAGCGTCCTCACAGAGATTGCTCATTCCGTTACGTCGCTTCGATGGACAGCGGAGCCATCAAActgcttctcttccactTTGCTCGTGCCCGTCAAGATTTCTCATCAATACATTATTCCGACCTTTCATTCTTGTCGTATCTCCCGCATTTACACTTTGGAATTACGGCTGAAGGTGCACGGCGCGCCCTCCTTGGAAATTGTGACTCCAATGCAAATAGCGTCTGGCGAAGATCAACCCGTTTTGCCACCATATAGCGAGTGAGTTAAaccgaggaagtggaggCCTACGGTCTATTTAATCCTAGGGTTATTGAGCTCGGATTATGCCTCTCCTGATAAGGTGGCCACGTCGAGATTAACTATCGAGATCTAACTGTTCTCAAAGTGGGGGGTATCGAGATCTCAGTTGTATCGAAATTACCACCCAACACACCCTGCTACATTATGTGGTCTGGAAGCTAcgagtgtaggtggtgacaccagTTTCGGGACATACTGTATCCGGAAGTTATGCAATCGTATATTCTGCCCAGCGGTGACAAAAGCGGTCACCCCAGATGACACTTTTCTTATCCGTGGTCCTTGCGATACGCCTCTGCTTGCGGGAATCCAGAGTACGTTCGCCTGTGCCACCGCTTTTCCCTCCAGAAAATTCCCTAGAGAATGACGATTGATCCAAACTactgaagaaggaagagacggTCGAAGCAGATACCTCGTGCGCTGTTGCGCCCGCAAGCTGCAGGAAGAATGTTGGCCGCGGGTCGGTCATGGATCCTTTTGCTCCACCGTGCCTCGATACTTCTCGCACTCGTCGGAAGCGTAATTGGCGATAGCGCTGTGCAGCAGCCGTCCGGGACGAATATCACCAcgccgcccgcgccgccaaCATGCCCGGCGAAGAACGTGTGGGCCGTGGAGCGGGAGCTGTTCGAGCTTCCGATCTGTCTCGAGACACGGTGgggacgaggacgagaacTACTACGACTTTCAGATGAATCGAACGCAGCAGCCACTGATAACAGCACCTCGGTTGCAGATTCGACCGCTACTGCGTCGTCGTCCAGCGGGACAGCGGAAAACGCCACGGTTCCATTAGCCGAGGAGGATACAGATTCGCTTCTTGACAGTGAGagcttcctctcctttgAAGACTGGAAAAAGCAGAATCTAGCCAAGGCTGGGCAGTCGGCTGAGAATGTTGGGGGTAGTCGACGGTCTGCTGCGGctgggaaggaagggaggcGGCAACCGACGGGAATTAATAATGCCTTGGATTCATTGGGGGATGATGCTGAGATTGAGCTGGAGTTTGGTGGGTTCGGGGCTGAGACCCCGGAAGCGACGCATCCTACGGCTTGGATGCCGGCAAGAGGAGGGGCGGGCCCAGATGGCGCGGACGGCCAGGCAGATGTCGATCTTCATGTTCAGcaaggtggtggtggcccgGGGGCAGACGTTGCTCGCCGGAAGGATGCTGGGACTACCTGCAAGGAACGGTTCAATTATGCCTCTTTTGACTGTGCTGCCACGGTGCTCAAAACGAACCCGGAGTGCAAGGGTTCTCCGTCTGTCTTGATCGAGAACAAAGACAGCTATATGCTGAATGAGTGTCGTGCTCACAACAAGTTCCTCATCCTGGAGCTATGCGATGACATTCTGGTGGACACTGTCGTGCTTGCGAACTACGAGTTCTTCAGCTCCATCTTTCATACCTTCCGGGTCAGTGTTTCTGACCGATATCCCGCAAAACCGGACCAGTGGAAGGAACTTGGGGTCTATGAAGCTCGGAACACACGCGAGGTGCAGGCGTTTGCGGTCGAAAACTCGCTCATCTGGGCTCGGTACCTGAGGATTGAATTCCTGACCCACTATGGACATGAGTTCTACTGTCCTGTTAGTCTCATTCGAGTGCATGGGACTACCATGATGGAGGAGTACAAGCATGACGAGGGGGCTGGCCAGGTCGACGTTGAGATGATCGATGAGCCGGTTGAGACGGGACAGCATCCTAGTGATTCAGAGGCCGAGCGCCAGGAGATGCCCGCCCATGTCCCTGATGATGAAACTGTGGTTGGTCAAGTCTGCCCCAAACCGCTTTCCGAGGTGGAATTGCTCCTCTTCGGGCAGCAGCCACTCTGTGCTCCCACCGACCGGCCACCCACCGAAAAACCCGAGGGCCAAGTTACCGTTGAACAAACACAGCCCCCATCAGCTGTGAACTCTACAGCCTCTACCGGAAACAGCACGTCGGAGACTCAACCCGGATCTTCTATCCCACCCAACGCTGCAGTGGACACGCGAAAAGCTGGGGAAGTTGGCCAAGTCCTCTCCCCGccctccaattcctcgacgGTGGCATCGGAGGCCACAGCACAGAATGCCACCGAAAGCACTGGCAAATCCACCGCCAACTCCAAGAACGAAACCAACACTTCTCCAGAGTCCGTCCGATCCACAAGCACCCAACCTCCATCCTCCAACCCGACCACCCAAGAATCATTCTTCAAATCCGTCCACAAGAGACTCCAGATGCTGGAGTCCAACTCGACGCTATCCCTACTTTACATCGAAGAACAATCCCGGATCCTCCGCGATGCGTTCAACAAAGTCGAGAAGCGCCAACTATCCAAAACATCCACCTTCCTGGAGAATCTCAACGTAACCGTCCTCAGCGAACTGAGACAGTTCCGCGAACAGTACGACCACGTCTGGAAATCCGTCGCCTTCGAATTCGAGCACCAGCGCCTACAATACCATCACGAAGTGCACTCTCTCAgcgcccagctcggcgtCCTCGCCGACGAGCTCGTCTTCCAGAAACGAGTCACCGTCATCCAGAGCATCATGGTCCTCTGCTGCTTCGCGTTGGTGTTGTTCTCCCGCAGCTCCGTTGGCAACTACATGGAATTCCCCAGCGTGCAGCGCATTGTTGAGCGATCACACAGTCTACGCTCGTCATCGCCTTTCTTTGGTTCTCCCTCGGCAAGCCCGGGCCCCACGCGCCCTACTTCATCGTATCGCACCAATGCAACGCATAACCGGAACCTCTCACAGAGCTCGTCCTCGCAGGATGATGTGGATGCATTTGTCGATCCAGCCGTGGCTTACATCCCCCCCACCCCAACCTCTACCTCGGACAGTTcgcgggagatgatggaggacGCGGTCCAAGTAGTCAAGTCGAACATGATGGATCGCGCCACGGTGCCAGAGATAGCACCGCCGCAAATGCGGCCTCGAAGTACGCCGCCCGTTTTAACTGGCGGCCATCTCGCGATGACGACGGTTCTGGAcacggaggaggaggagggtttgCGGCTGTCTGAGCCGCCCAACCGCGAGTGAGCCGCCAACCTCGTTGTGAATGATTTTCGATTTTTGATTGCATGCTTGCGCTGTATTATATTATACCTCCAGGCGTATCCATCGCCGTCTTGCATTGTCCGTGTTCTTCGAGCGATcttttattttatttttttttcatctaCACCTGGGGTGTTTGACAGGAATAGGACTGATCTCACTAATAATCCTCCTTTATGAAACAAGTACTGTAGTAAGGTGCCTGACTGGATGTACAATCCCAGCCCAACCATGTCAGAACTATGTAACAGCGTAGTTCCCAGTAGGAGTTTCATTTTATGAACCCAGTCCGAGTGGATCCAGAAATTCCGAAATGCCGAACCCCCCTTCGGTTTTGGGGTCAGGGCAGGGAATCTTCAGCATCCCACTGTGCATAATTTACGAGCATAGGATCCTCAACAAGAACTTTATTGAAGAATAGCTCAAAAATAGAATCGACCCAGTGATTTTGTCTCCGCTCTAGGATCACTCGTTACATCATCTGTCTGACGCGGTTAGGGTCCGTGCCTGCGCCCCTGTGCCTTACAGTCTGGAAAAAAGGGGTATCACACCCCCCGGGACATCCTCAGATGGATGGGCACCGGGTCGCTGTTGGGATCAATAGCTATTGTAGCATGTAAAGAATGGCCTATACCGATGGATGATTACTCTGAGACATGGCCACAGGCTAAGCGCCAAGGAGCTAGGGCCGGGACCTGAAGCCCTCGCACTGCCTCACTGCCATACGCCCGCCAAGTCTCAGGCAGGCCCCCCCAGTCGGCCCACCGGGTGTTAGTTCGATCGACTCGCCGGGGCAAGGCAATCACTTTTcgtctttttctctctccccctcccaAACCAACAGAGTTACCAACACCCTGTGTCCTAGGTTGAAAATAGAGGACTTGTACGGCTTGATCAGCAATGCGTGTACTGGGCACTTTGACCGGCCTACTGGCTGGGACGAGGCTGCTGGCTCCCGCGCAGGCCATCGAGTTGGACCTCAGCAGAGAGGGTGAGCGCGATCCCCCGTCTcgtccctccctcccccatctCGTCTGCTAACTTTCGGGATCACAAATAGAATCGATCAAAAGCGCTGCGGAACTCACAACATGGGGCGCCATGTCATATTACTCCGGCAACGAAAG is part of the Penicillium psychrofluorescens genome assembly, chromosome: 4 genome and encodes:
- a CDS encoding uncharacterized protein (ID:PFLUO_006058-T1.cds;~source:funannotate), translating into MSTMDCMKDSFVEGQLLDGRFRTVAPLNHGSFGMVFLATDNTTGQDVAIKCLTKAPTDPSAPFTVDDRFEELECHRRLAHHPNIVNLIHSFETEAHTYLVLEYCTNGDLYEAIRLDRGPLETEHVRDFMLQLVSAVEFMHANGLYHRDIKPENIFLTQDGSMKLGDFGLASRDPWCHEACVGSDRYMAPVQYEPTAAGYSPAKADVWSIGVCLLNILFARNPFVTPTETDVLFADYTRDRQSLFDIFPNMSQDTFEILTHALALDPEKRSLSGVRECILRALSFTTDDDALDDFCTEDREVVPASANREPLRTPSIQSPHVNQADSFPWAKALQASPPQAGRQLSVIPDTESYTEDLFPPSETAGTSWFSALAETPSMASVLGSTMGSSFRSLHLPRQPEAPFPPRSDPVPITGSLPSNASKPLPSLSMVFGRNKSNQISKSWSDLWEEEESENEDLELQKRREQNSRSWSQESQNTPLATTALGGLREPDSASFLNERSLAPASPVTKPRQTRARSLDGNSDSSSSTPRPLRQPSPKKADSDKWAQLGDRRRKYQPRELFGPRHALASNWRRDWGLGSSGFDHGQRTKPVSPPRTDRRRQLFLEKDWRRDAVEVPGPSPIKFSTYDGSVDEDLDLVGGWHDLHL
- a CDS encoding uncharacterized protein (ID:PFLUO_006059-T1.cds;~source:funannotate); translated protein: MLAAGRSWILLLHRASILLALVGSVIGDSAVQQPSGTNITTPPAPPTCPAKNVWAVERELFELPICLETRWGRGRELLRLSDESNAAATDNSTSVADSTATASSSSGTAENATVPLAEEDTDSLLDSESFLSFEDWKKQNLAKAGQSAENVGGSRRSAAAGKEGRRQPTGINNALDSLGDDAEIELEFGGFGAETPEATHPTAWMPARGGAGPDGADGQADVDLHVQQGGGGPGADVARRKDAGTTCKERFNYASFDCAATVLKTNPECKGSPSVLIENKDSYMLNECRAHNKFLILELCDDILVDTVVLANYEFFSSIFHTFRVSVSDRYPAKPDQWKELGVYEARNTREVQAFAVENSLIWARYLRIEFLTHYGHEFYCPVSLIRVHGTTMMEEYKHDEGAGQVDVEMIDEPVETGQHPSDSEAERQEMPAHVPDDETVVGQVCPKPLSEVELLLFGQQPLCAPTDRPPTEKPEGQVTVEQTQPPSAVNSTASTGNSTSETQPGSSIPPNAAVDTRKAGEVGQVLSPPSNSSTVASEATAQNATESTGKSTANSKNETNTSPESVRSTSTQPPSSNPTTQESFFKSVHKRLQMLESNSTLSLLYIEEQSRILRDAFNKVEKRQLSKTSTFLENLNVTVLSELRQFREQYDHVWKSVAFEFEHQRLQYHHEVHSLSAQLGVLADELVFQKRVTVIQSIMVLCCFALVLFSRSSVGNYMEFPSVQRIVERSHSLRSSSPFFGSPSASPGPTRPTSSYRTNATHNRNLSQSSSSQDDVDAFVDPAVAYIPPTPTSTSDSSREMMEDAVQVVKSNMMDRATVPEIAPPQMRPRSTPPVLTGGHLAMTTVLDTEEEEGLRLSEPPNRE